In Streptomyces sp. P9-A4, the genomic window GTACGGGAAGTCGCGGCGGGACTGGTACTGCTTGCCCCCGAGCAGCTCGACCACGAGGTCGGACGGGTCGGTGAGAGCGGCCAGTTGTGAGCGCATGTCCTCCTGGGGCACGCAGAAGGTGTGCGTGTAGGTGATGAGCAGGGCGGACCTCAGCTCCGTGGAGCGGTTGGGGCGGGACGTGTGCCACCAGGCGCCGTCGGCGAGGATCACGCTCCCGCGGGGACCGGCGAGGATCTCGCCCTCGTCGCACCACGACTCCCCCATGTCCGGCAGCCGGTTCGCCCGGTGCGAACCGGGAATGCCGGCGGTGGCGCCGTTCTCCACGGTGAAGTCGTCAAGGAACCAGATGCATTGCCCGGCGAGCGGGATGGCGGGCCACGGCGGGGTCAGCGTCCAGTAGGGGTGGTCGGCGTGCCAGTACTGCTCGACGGCGCCGGGCCAGAGCGTGTTCGCGCTGAACGTCGAGCAGATCAGGTCCTCGCCGAGATAGCGCCGCCACACGGCGAGGACGAAGGGGTGGACCAGGGCGTCGAGGAACACGGGATCCTTCGCCGGCAGATGCAGGACCCGCTGGTGTCCGCTGGGGTGCAGATTGCGCTGCTTCTCCGCGTGCAGCAGCCGTTCGAGGGACTCCCGCATCCGGTCGATGGCCGGTTCGGGCAGCAGGTTCTCCACCAGCAGGTAACCGCGCTCGCCGATGGCGCGGACCGCCGAGTCGGCCTGCGGCAGGTCGAGTTCTGTCGTCGTCATGGCGTTCTCCGGTCGGAATTCAGGACCAGCGGGGCAGCAGGTCGCGCAGGAGCGTCAGCCGGGCGCGCTCTCCGGTCGCAAACGGATTGTTGCTCTCCAGACCGGGGACGATCACCCGCACGACGTGGCCGGGCGCGGTCTCCGGGCGGGAGAGGTCGAGCACGGGAACGTGGGAGACACCGGCGTCGGCGACCCGCCGCAGGGTCCACCGCAGGTCGTCGAGCACGTCGTCACCCGTGAGCCCTCGGGGGAGCGGGGCCGCGATGATGTCCGGGTCGAGCCAGAACCAGGCGTCCTCGTGCGCGATGGGACGCGGCCGTTCGTGCCGACCGAGGCTGCGGGCCCTGATCGTGAGGTCCTCGCGACCTCCCGCCACCGAGCAGGCGATCGACTGGGCGGCCTCCAGCAGGGCCATTTCGACCGCCGTCCCGGGATCAGGATGGGTGCCGTAGCCCTCGGCACGGTCCAGGCCGCGCCACACCGTCACCATGAACGTGGGGACCTTGACCTCAGACGTGATGTCGAGGACCCGGACCACGTGCCCGGCCCGGCGCAGCCGGTCCGCAGCCTCGCGCGCCCGGTCCGGAGCGGTGTCGGGGTCCACGAACCGGAACGGCGGCGCCCCCGTCCCACCGGGGTTCACCAGGGCGACCTCCGCGAGGCGCTGGGCATGGCGCTCCAGGTACTCGCACAGCCCGTGCAGCAACGCCTCCTCGAGGGAGAATCCCGACCCCAGACCATTGGTCGCGATGACCTTCCGTGCCCCGCGCGGACTGAAGCAGATATCGCCCCGGCCGCGTTCGAGCCGCAGCAGGTCGAGCGGGACGAGGACCGTCCGCGCGGTGAGGAGGTCCGGGCAGCGCACCCAGGTCAGCGGCAGCTCGGGGGTGTAACCGCTGTCGTACGGCAAGGCCAGTCCCGCCGGGTCGACGGCTTCGGCGCCCAGCTCGCGGTAGCTGGCCTCGACGAGGTCGTCGGCGCGCGGCACCCAGCGTTCCTGCGCCCACTTCTCCAACTCCTCCATGACGCTGCCGACGTACGCACCGTCCTCGGTGAGCCCCTTGCCGCTTCCGTACGTGCTCGACCAGCGGCCGTCGGGCCGGGCGGCCTGCGCGATCTGAACGCCGCCGATGTCCCCGAGCTCGCCGACCATCCCGATCCGGGTGATCCCGATGGCCTTCGCCAGCCTCTCCGCGTGGTCGCGCGCCTGCCTCAGAGAGGTGCAGAAGCGTCGCTCCCCCGGAGGCTTCGGCCGACTGCGCAGCCCCAGGGCAGGGTGCGGTACGGGGCGGGCCCCGGCGGGCAGGGCCCCGCCGGCCATCGTCGCGGCCAGTGTCCGGACGTTGCGCCGAGCCCGCGCGAGCCCTTCGGCGAAGGCGTCCTGAGCGGCGCGGTCGCCGTGACCCCACTGTGCCCACCGCTGCCGCAGGGCCT contains:
- a CDS encoding YcaO-like family protein, whose translation is MSTQPVVFLGPSMPLAEARLLLDADYRRPVRRGDLDAFPAGQVVGIVDGVFEQSLAVSPAEVRLAVDRGVVVYGGGSMGALRAAEVPGVIGIGLVHAWYRDGVVSRDDEVALLFDAATAAPLTVPMVNVRYAIDRLHRGGTIDRPTADRLLAAALKLPYKARTHRRIVRSAGLLDRADGDDLVAMLAGHDLKHRDAQSVLEAVGAARVAPVPGERPQVNVGRPVAEPVATGTALIWESGDRVDDDELFAFLTYTGRLEPLGRAAHPVPPELLPAVDAEAARATFRSAVRRWGWLSTEEARVTLADLGIDLSTLNRRAEAEAVADAGLTAWARVDREVFRRSVRAALFLHDASLKREVMRCGALRLFAERDPRPAGTEELAEAWQVLCKANLAVDREALRQRWAQWGHGDRAAQDAFAEGLARARRNVRTLAATMAGGALPAGARPVPHPALGLRSRPKPPGERRFCTSLRQARDHAERLAKAIGITRIGMVGELGDIGGVQIAQAARPDGRWSSTYGSGKGLTEDGAYVGSVMEELEKWAQERWVPRADDLVEASYRELGAEAVDPAGLALPYDSGYTPELPLTWVRCPDLLTARTVLVPLDLLRLERGRGDICFSPRGARKVIATNGLGSGFSLEEALLHGLCEYLERHAQRLAEVALVNPGGTGAPPFRFVDPDTAPDRAREAADRLRRAGHVVRVLDITSEVKVPTFMVTVWRGLDRAEGYGTHPDPGTAVEMALLEAAQSIACSVAGGREDLTIRARSLGRHERPRPIAHEDAWFWLDPDIIAAPLPRGLTGDDVLDDLRWTLRRVADAGVSHVPVLDLSRPETAPGHVVRVIVPGLESNNPFATGERARLTLLRDLLPRWS
- a CDS encoding phytanoyl-CoA dioxygenase family protein produces the protein MTTTELDLPQADSAVRAIGERGYLLVENLLPEPAIDRMRESLERLLHAEKQRNLHPSGHQRVLHLPAKDPVFLDALVHPFVLAVWRRYLGEDLICSTFSANTLWPGAVEQYWHADHPYWTLTPPWPAIPLAGQCIWFLDDFTVENGATAGIPGSHRANRLPDMGESWCDEGEILAGPRGSVILADGAWWHTSRPNRSTELRSALLITYTHTFCVPQEDMRSQLAALTDPSDLVVELLGGKQYQSRRDFPY